Within the Ananas comosus cultivar F153 linkage group 25, ASM154086v1, whole genome shotgun sequence genome, the region CATCCGACGTTGatggcgagggcgagggcgagggcagcGTGCCTGTGGGCTTGTGGTTGGAGCGGACGTAATATGCAAGGTCGTTGTCGAGGACGTCGTATGCTGTGCCCACAGGCTTCTCGGGCAACGCttcttagaaaataaaaactaataaagCGGAAAATCGAAACAACGATGTTATAGAGAAAGAATTAATGAGACAGGAAGCCAAAGAGGCATACGGTATGAAAAAGTAACTGATAAGACGGAAAGCCGAAGAGACAGACGTTGAAGACAAGCGGTCGCAATGATTAGAGAGTTGAAATATTGAGATTGAGAGACTATATTTGGTGCTGCCACgtggtaaaaatttataaaaaataatgtatataatataataataataatataaaatagatatagatatatagatatagatataggtACAGATATAAATGTGCATGCATTCTAAATACTAACATAATTTCATCAACAAAAATAcaagatgtatatatataattaatattgcaCGGATCACTGTacactgtttttattttttttacttaggaATTAAGTGTTTGGttttccaaaaaagaaaaaaaaatcacataaatatttttttagtacataaattttaaattttcagtaaaaaaaatttaaaataaattttgttttctggaaaaaaaatttattgtttagaaaaaaaaaagtaagtaaaaaggaataataattaaattagcaAATAATGCGCTCTATCTAATTACGTGCAAATTAAGTGGGGCCAGCGAACAGCCAGTTACGTTCTACTACTCTACTTTACTCTCTTCCCATTGACTCTCCGTCGTCGTCGTTTTCTtcgtcttcctcctcttcccttctAGTATCCTACACCAAACCTATATACGTCTTCCTCCTCTTATTATTTCAACACAACCCAACCCaatccttcctctctctctctctctctctctctctctctctctctctctctctctgtgactAACCGATCGAAGCCATCATATCATGGCTGCAGGCGACAGCCCCAACAACAAGAGCGGGCAGACGGACGGCGGCGAGGctcctcctgctgctgctgctgcttgttCTGCGGTGCCGGCGGCGGAGTGGGAGCGGCTGGGCTGGGACCTGACGGAGCTTATCCTGTGCCGTCTGCCGCTCCGGTCGCTGGTCCGCGCGGGCGCCGTCTGCCGGCAGTGGCGCGCCGTCGTCGCCCGCTGCCCTCCTTCGACGTGGAGTAGTAGTCGTCGTCGTCTGCCCTGGCTCTTCGTCTTCGCCCACCACAACCTCGTCCCCCGCCTCAGCAGCGCCTTCGCCTACGACCCCTCCGACGACGAGTCCGCGTGGATCCCCCTCCCCGCCCCCTCGGCGCCGCTCCCCGACTCCTTCTCCGGCTCCGGGggcttctccttctccttcctctcctcctccccctcccgcctctccctctcccctctcctccgccCCCAGACCACCTTCCTCTCCCCTCCCCTCGCCTTCCCCCGCTCCAACCCCCTCGTCGTCTCCGTCCTCAGCTCCGGCCACGAAAGGCCcagcgtcgtcgtcgtcgggggCGCGCGGGTCGTCGGCGGACTCGTCGACATCGAGGATCGGCTCCCCGTCGAGATCTACGAGGCCGGGGACGACGCGTGGGAGCTCGGCCCCCCTCTCCCCGCCGAGTTCCGCCCGGGGTGCTCCTCCCAGTGGCTCTCCGCCGCGCTCCTCCCCGGCCGCGGCCTCCTCTTCGTCCTCGCCACCTACTCCGGCGTGCTCTCCGCCTTCGACCTCGCCCGCGGCGCCTGGACCCGCCCCCGCCCGCTCCGCCCCCGCGCGCCCGGACCGCCGCCGCTCTTCGCCTTCCTCGCCGCCGCGCGCGGGCGCCTCGTCCTCGCGGGGCTCCGCAGCGGGCCCGACTACGGCCCCGCCCAGTTCGCGGTTTGGGCCGTGGACGACGCCGCCATGGAGTGCGAGGAGGTCGGGGCCATGCCGGCGGAGCTCCTCGCGTGGCTCTTCGACGGcgagggcgccgccgccgccgccgccgacgacgacgacgacaggTTCGCGAGCCTCAAGTGCGCCGGGGTCGACGGGGTCGTGTACGTGTTCAACGAGGACCGCCACAGGGGCTTCCCCGCGTGCGTGTGCGAGATCTCCGAGGACGACGACGCCCCCGGTGGGTTGAGGTGCGCGTGGAGGAAGGTGCCGCCCCTCCCCGCGCCCGTGGACCCGTTCCACAAGGTCATCGCCTTTTGCTCCCCGGTGCCCGTGCACCCGGTCCTCGCCCCCCGGGGACCTGTCGTACGGTAGAGTAAACCTTCGGTAGAAATTTGCACTTGGATCCCTCAACAACCGTGTCCTTCTGAAACAGATCCTTTGCTTTGCCTTTTCGTTATGTACGCGCTTctctttttgactttttttaaacttattttgaTTCGAATGATTTTCTAAATTGAATCAAACAATTATGTACTTTGTTTGTATTAAGTGATTTGGAAAATATAAGCTAGTATCTCCCTCCCATTACAGTGGCACTGTGGCAGTTATTAGTTAGCATTCATCACATGATGTGAGTTAACACAGATTATTCAACAGGGGCAACAAACATCAAATAAGACAAGACAATGCAGTGGTCCTTGTAACAGCGATTTGATGTAAATGTATGTatgtaaggtaaataatatataaaaattaggaaaaaatttaaatatgtctatgtatactctttttttttgcttatcctCTCTAATaagatatatagaaaaaaaatcttcagATACTTTATATACGTGgtctattaaatatttattttaatattttataatttacaaaatttttattttagtaatatgTAGTTTTAGCCtttttgttaatttaataaaaaaattaacaaagaaaataacaaaaagagaaaaaataaaatcatattatggTATTAATTAAAGTGAATAAGTGATACAGTTTAAATCATAAGCTACTAGAATTAGAAAACGCTGAACcatggatggtatttgaagtttttttttaaatctactCTAAACTTTTAGTTGGTTGAGacatactttttttaaaaacttttaaaacttctaattttattagctaaatcttcaaaattatttattttatgactttaaatttatttttatgtctGGAACATCTACATATATCTATTCTATATTTTTCAtaggtgtttttatttttaagaattaaatGGTTAAGATGCATTAAAAAATACACTATGAATGAATAGATAACTGATGTACAGATATTTAAATGCACTAGATGGAgacaattatttttcatttattgaACTAAATAAAGTGACAAATgtataataaacaaaatttaaaatcttggACAAGAGTTTCCAAATGATTTGAAGTCCTTGCTAAAGCTTTATATGTTTtatgaacaaaataaaataatgaagtGCAATATATGTGCATTTTTCTACTCGTGACATTAAATATAGTATTgaagtttaatattaaaataaaaatgaaaacataTAGAATTTTTCTGAACTACGAACTATTTTATTAGCTAAATCTTcaaaactatttattttatgactttaaatttatttttatgtctACTACATCTACCTATATCTATTCTATATTTTTCATCGGTGTTCTGATCTATTTGGTTGTTCAACTGCTTAATtagcaataattttttatttttaagaattaaatGGTTAAGATGCATTAAAAAATACACTATGAATGAATAGATAACTGATGTACAGATATTTAAATGCGCTAGATGGAGAcaataatattttcatatattaaaCTAAATAAAGTGAACAAATGtacaataaacaaaattttaaaatcttggACAAACGTTTCCaaatctttcttcttttttttttttactatctaacatttttatatgttagattTGAATCAGTTAATAATACTTTgactttcaaatttgaatatatcatttagttttacagatttaattagtatttcatataatttttacaactaaatttattaaataaataattagcttaaatatCATCaattgcttttttattttttattatacaatttatatctaagtaattaatattataaaattaaaatttatatttaatacatgcaatataaactatttaaaaatacatatatattttaaatttttataatcagagagaaaaattagattaaattttttttaaaaaatccacttcttaaaattaataaaaaaataaaataaaataaaggcaTAAAAAGGGATGGGCCCACCCACCCAGCTTCCCGCTGAGCCCTCTCCGCCATGTACAAAGAAACTGAGctttcattatgtttaatagattaatagatGTATGGATATTTAAATGCATTGGATGGAGACAATAATTTTTCGTATATTAAACTAAATAGAGCGAAAAAAAAgcataataaacaaaattttaaaatcttggACACGCGTTTTCAAATGATTGAAGTCCTTGCGAAAGCTTTATATGTTTtatgaacaaaataaaatcatgaaatGCAATATGTGCGCATTTTTCTACTTGTGACATTACTTACTAtgtatttctcaaaaaaaaaagacattacTTACTATGttaccttttcttcttttgttaaTTCGACATGACGTCCGACTGGATATGATATCTAACCTGTCAATTAATCATTATTACTTTGCTTTGTATTACAAAACTGGTTAATTAATCAgcattattttctagaaaatcAAACATTCACAAGTTTAGTATTAGTTCAGtatgcaaaaaataataatcgtTTGCATAAATGCGACACCATGATAGAAACGTACATAATTAATAAatcaatttcactatttttcatatttttcagtTTAATTATCGGATTGATTTGtcatttatgttatttttttcgtCATCTATTTTAT harbors:
- the LOC109728962 gene encoding F-box/kelch-repeat protein At3g24760-like, coding for MAAGDSPNNKSGQTDGGEAPPAAAAACSAVPAAEWERLGWDLTELILCRLPLRSLVRAGAVCRQWRAVVARCPPSTWSSSRRRLPWLFVFAHHNLVPRLSSAFAYDPSDDESAWIPLPAPSAPLPDSFSGSGGFSFSFLSSSPSRLSLSPLLRPQTTFLSPPLAFPRSNPLVVSVLSSGHERPSVVVVGGARVVGGLVDIEDRLPVEIYEAGDDAWELGPPLPAEFRPGCSSQWLSAALLPGRGLLFVLATYSGVLSAFDLARGAWTRPRPLRPRAPGPPPLFAFLAAARGRLVLAGLRSGPDYGPAQFAVWAVDDAAMECEEVGAMPAELLAWLFDGEGAAAAAADDDDDRFASLKCAGVDGVVYVFNEDRHRGFPACVCEISEDDDAPGGLRCAWRKVPPLPAPVDPFHKVIAFCSPVPVHPVLAPRGPVVR